In the Bacillus sp. HSf4 genome, ACTTGAAGCTTAAAACCTTTAAAGAGGATCCGAAGCGGGCCGGACTTGGCGTATCTCTTATCACAGACCGCGATGTCAAAGTCAAGCCCGAGGTCAAACTTGATATTGAAAATATCGGCGGACCTTCGGCCGGGCTGATGATGTCAATGGAAATCTATAATCAGCTGACAAAAAAGGATGAGACAAAAGGGCATCATATCGCGGGAACAGGAACGATTGATGACGAAGGCAAAGTCGGTCCGATCGGGGGGATCAGCCAGAAAGTCGTCGCCGCGGACAAAGCGGGAGCTGACATCTTTTTCGCACCCAATGAAGGCGGGAAAAAAGGATCGAATTATGAAGAAGCGGTCAAAACGGCGAAAGACATCAACACCGACATGAAAATCGTCCCGGTCGACACGATGGATGATGCGATCGAATATTTGGAAAGAAAAGTGAAAAACACCTGATCAAGGTGTTTTTCATTTGCGCAAAAATATACGGCTGTCTTCGTCAAATCTAATCGGTGAAAGCGAATATTCCTGCTCTGTCAGCTTCGTTTGTTCAGGCTCCTTCAGCGGTGCGCTGTACACCCGCCCTGCTCTGATGTCCAATTGAAGGGACGGATGTGTGAAAGATCCGATCTTGGTGATCAGCGGGACACACAAGCTTTTTTTCTGAGACGCAAGGTATGCCTGGCCTTTTTTGGTCATGCCGAGCAGCCTGATATAAGCGGGCCGGTTTTCGGCAAGGATGCTGTGAACAGCAGATTTTTTCGCTTTCATTAAAATATGTGTGTTCATGCGCTGCAGCCTTGTCCATGTATAGCGTTTCGTCTTTAAAAGCTCCATATATTCCATAAAAGAGCCCGCTTTGCGAATGGCTTTTTTCACCCGGTGTTCAAGACCTTCTTCAACCTCATACACCCCGGCCAATTCTTCTGTATCCATCGTATACAGACTGTATTTCAAAAAAGGGAAATAATCTTCAGGCGAATGCCAGAGCCCGAAAGTCCGCAGATATTCATTCAGCTCATCTTTTGATGCTTCAGGCAGATAGAAGCTGCTTTCGGCAAGGCTCCCGTTTTCAAGCATTGATTTGCGGATGCTTGTCGCGCTGGCGATTTGGCTTTTTTCAGGAAGAATGGAATCGTGATAGCCGGAGGAGCGCCGTTTGACAGTCTCAGGCTTCATTTGAAAATGCTTCTCTAAGATCGTTTTGACATAGTGGAACCCGAGAATGTTGTTCGGTTTGGAAAGGTCAAGTGTCGGCCTGTTTTCCGCCACAGTTTGAAAAGCCTTTGCCATTGCTGCCGGGTAGCTTAGTCCAACCGCAATATGCTTTTTTACCTCCCCGTCAAGCGCATCTCCATGCTCGGCGGTGAATCGCACGGTTTGGATGAACGCGTCAATATCGCCGTGTTCACTTCCGAAAAACAATGAGCGGCACCCTAATTCATTCAAGATGGAGACAGCTCCTGCCGCAAACGTTTCCGCCTTTTGGACGGCGAATGCGTACGGCAATTCAACGACAATGTCAGCATGGGACATGAGCGCCATTTTTGTCCTGGCCCATTTGGAAACGATGGCGGGTTCGCCGCGCTGCAAAAAAGAGCCGCTCATGACGGCGACCGCCACATCGCTTCCCGTTTGTGCCTTTGCCTCTTTTATATGAAATAAGTGTCCGTTATGAAATGGATTGTATTCAACAACAAGACCGACCGCTTTCATCTTTTCACCTCTCTTGCATCTCTAGAAATAGATGTGATACATTTACACATATGTGTTTAGGACGCCTGTTTTGGCAGCGTTTTTTTAAGTGTATGAATTGTTGCGGGCGATGTCAACGAACGAAAGACGCGGGCGTGTGATCTGTAAAGAAAAAATATTGACAAAAAACATGATGAAAGCTATAATCATGTTTGTTGCTCTCTTAGAGGTGATACAATGAAATGGACGATACATCAGCTGAATCAAATGCCGAAGAAAGACTTTGAATTTGATGAAACAGTTGATTTAAGCGAACTCTCTCAAAACTCGGATATACGCCGGATTTCGCCGGTTCGGGTGAAAGGAAAAGCGGAAATCCGCTCAAAGCAGGCTGCATTTGATTTCACGATTTCGGGCGAGATGATCTTGCCTTGTTCCAGAACGCTTGTTGATGTTCGTTATCCATTCAGTATTTCAACAAAAGAACTGTTTATATTTCATAAGACCGATGAGATGGAAGATGAAGACGTTCATATTGTGGAAGACGATCTCATCGACTTGACGCCGGTCGTGAAAGAGGAAATCCTTCTTGAGATCCCTATGCAAATCTTTTGTGAAACTGTACAAAATGAAGAAGGTGCTCCCCAAGAAGGCAAGGATTGGCAGGTCATTACAGAAGATGACCGGAAAAATCGGATCGATCCGAGACTTGCCGGACTTGAGAAGCTCTTAAAACAAGAAGATGAATCTTAACGCTCTTTAAGGAGGTGGGAATAATGGCTGTACCTTTTAGAAGAACTTCTAAAACGAAAAAAAGACTTCGTCGTACACATTTTAAATTGCAAGTGCCTGGTATGGTAGAATGCCCAAACTGCGGTGAGATGAAACTTTCACACCGCGTCTGCAAAGCATGTGGATCATACAAAGGAAAAGACGTAAAAAGCAACTAATTCGTCAAGATGAAAACACAAGACTTCAGGTCTTGTGTTTTTTTATATGCAAATCGCCCCCATCCTTTTATTTCCTGAAAAGAAAATAGTCTATCTACTCTATCAGCCGCATATGTATGAGGTAAATTCATAAAGTCATGGAGGGGGATATCTTTGACAATCACAAGACAGGATGCATGGACAAAAGATGAAGATATATTGCTGGCTGAGGTTGTATTGAGGCATATTCGGGAAGGGGGCACACAGCTTTCGGCGTTTGAAGAAGTCGGCAAAGCGCTGAGCCGGACAGCGGCCGCCTGCGGCTTCCGCTGGAATTCCTTTGTCAGGAAGCAATATCAATCAGGAATTGAACTGGCAAAAAAACAGCGCAAAGAGCTCCGCAAGAAAATCGGCATCCATTCCGCCAATCTGCCGAACTCCGTCAAAACCATATCTGGAGACAAAACGGAAAACATGACAATTGAGGATGTCATCAGCTTTTTAGAAAAACTGAAGGAAGCCCCGGCTCAGAAAGAATTCGCCGAAGAGAAAAAACGGCTCGTTGAAGAAGTCAATGAATTAAAGCAGGAGGTTGAAAAGCTCAGGAGCGAAAACGAATCGCTGAAGAAACAGCTGGAATTGACTGAGGATGATTATAAAGCGTTGATTGAAATCATGGAGCGGGCCAGAAAAATGGTCGTCCTTCAGGAAGATGAGAGAAATAAAAAGGTGAAGTTTCAAATGGAACCGAACGGAAATCTTGAACGGATGGAGGAATAGAGAACCGGCCACTATGCTTTTCGGCCGGTTTTTTTGTTTTAAGCTGATTCTGAGCTTTGATTTGCTTCGCTGTTTGGATGCCAAACGAGCGGGTTTTCCCCTTTGTCGCGGGCCATATCGTATTTTACCGGTTTAAAGCCCATTTTGCTCCAGAAATCAGATGATTTTACACGCGGACTTGTGCGAATCGGCAGTCCGTATGATTTGGCGAATTCCACCAGCATCGTCCCGTATCCGTTTCGCTGGTATCCGGGCAGAACTTCAAGCTTCCAAAGCTCCAGGTAGTCTTCACCTTCCTCAAAGTATTGGTTGGAATTTCCATCTACTTGATACAGGCTCATTCTCGCCACGAGCCGATCCCCGTAATAGATGCCGTAAAACGGTGAATTGCTGTCGTTTTCAATCATGTTGCTTTCAAGGTCTTCCAGCATGGACAGCTCTTGAAGGCCGTATTCCCTGAACTTTTTAAATTCCTCAAGCGTTTTATAGTTGATCAGCAAACGTTCCACTTTGACCATCATGTTACCCCCTTGTTAGTGATCTACTTATATTGTAAACGCTTTTTTACAAAAATCCAAATGATACAAATTTTCTAATATCACGACAGGAAATGGTTATCTGAAAATTTGAAACAACTTACGGGTCAATTGTTTAAAATTCTGCTATGATATACAGTATATGAAAAAAGCCGGGGTGTGAGAATTGAGAATCGGAGTTGTTGGTGGAGGTTCAATCGGCCTTCTTTTTGCATACTACTTTTCCTTCCGCCATCAGGTGACGGTGATCACAAGACGGAGGGAACAGGCTGAAGCTATTCAGGAAAAGGGAATCCGCCTAGTGGAAGACGGAAACGAACAGACCGCCGAAGTCATGGGCAAGGCGGAGCTCGGTTCGGGCTATGACCTTCTTTTCGTGGCTGTAAAAGAGCATCAGCTGGCTGCTGTTTTGCCTGAGTTGGAAAAAGCGGCCCCGCTTGATATCGTGTTTCTGCAAAATGGAATGGCCCACATTCCAGTGCTAGAAAATTGGCGTACGACCCACCGGATTTATGTCGGTGCTGTTGAACACGGAGCCGTCAGGGTGGATGACCGTTCATTTCGGCACACGGGGAAAGGAGCTGTGAAATGGAGCGCATTCCGTTCCTTTTCGGCCGACCGGCTGAAAAAAGAGCTGGCGTCCGTTCATGAAGCTTTTCCTTTCACTTGGTGTGATGACTGGCATCAAATGCTTGCCGGAAAATTGATTGTCAACGCCTGCATCAATCCGCTGACAGCTCTTTTGCGGGTGAAAAACGGCAGGTTGATAGAGGCGCCGATGTACTTGTCATTTATGAAACTTGTGTTTGAGGAGGCAAGCCGGATTTTGGCGATTGACGACCCGGAGACGGCTTGGGAAAATGTTCTTTCAGTCTGCCGGAAGACAGGAATGAACACCTCTTCGATGCTCGCGGATGTCCTTAACAGAAGGCGGACGGAAGCGGATGCCATTATGGGCTATTTGCTGAAACGGGCGAAAGAAACCGGACGCGACGCCCCTCACCTCACCTTTTTATATGACAGCATAAAGGCTGCGGAAGAGGGATGAAGCTAAATCTTTTGACCGAAGCGCTGAACATGCTATACTCGTTTCGGAAAGCTAACTATTTATTGGAGAAAGGAAGTTCGAAAGATGCAGCTTACTGAACTTTCCATACAAAGTCAAAATCCTTTTGTACGAGACTATATAAATGGAAACAACGTGATCGGGCCGTTTTTTGATTACGGCTTAACGAAAGAGGATTGGAAAGTCCGTCTGAATGACCTTTCATCCCGGACTTATAACCGCGCCGCTCTGGTCGATTATCTGCTCGATTACCATCGCAAATTTCAATCGGAAAACATGAACAAAGCGATTGAGCGCCTTCGTGATCCCGAAAGCGTCGTCATTGTCGGCGGACAGCAGGCCGGTCTTTTGACAGGACCGCTTTATACCATACATAAAATCATTTCGATCCTTGTTTTAGCAAAGCAAAAAGAACAAGAACTGAACGTTCCGGTCATCCCGGTGTTTTGGGTCGCGGGAGAAGACCATGATTTGGAAGAGATCAATCATTTATTTATATCGGACAGCGGACATGTTAAAAAATATAAGCTGGCCCAGCCCCACTGGAAAAAAAGCCAGGCTGCCAACACCCCGCTTGACACAGACAAAACCGAAACATGGCTGAACGGGATTTTCGCATCTTTTGAAGAGACGGAATACACGAATGGGCTTCTCACTCATTTAAGGCGATGTTTACGGCAATCATCCTCCTTTACTGAGTTTTTTGAATACATTGTCGCCGATATGTTTGAAAAAGAAGGCTTGGTTATGCTGAATTCCGGAGATCCGGGAATCAGAGCCCTTGAAGCCGGGTTTTTTCAGCAGTTGGTCAAAAACAATGATCAGCTCGCTGAGTCAGTCAAACGGCAGCAGGCGCTCATGACGGAAATGGGCTATTCGCCGATCATTGAAGGAGCGGCACAGCACGCCAATCTTTTTTACGAACATGAGGAAGAGCGGTTTTTGATCGAAAAAAAGGACGATGTATTTTTCATAAAAGAACTTGACCTTGAATGGACGCCGTCCGAGCTTGTCGATTTGATCGACAAAACGCCGGAAGCCTTTAGCAATAATGTCGTGACAAGGCCGCTGATGCAGGAATTCCTTCTGCCGACATTGGCCTTTATAGCAGGTCCCGGGGAAATCAATTATTGGGGAGAATTGAAGGGCGCTTTTCAGGTAATGGGTTTTAAAATGCCTCCTGTTGTACCGAGGCTGCAAATCACCTTTCTTGAGCGCCATATTGAAAAAAAGCTGTCTGAACGGGGTATAGAACTCCGGGAATCCCTTGAACAGGGAGCTCTTGCAAGGAAAGACCAGTTTTTTCAAAGCAGAGTGCCAAGCGAATTTACCGCGTCTGTCAAAAGCGCGAAAGACAAAATTGCAGGCATCCATTCTTCAGTGGTGCAAGAAGCGCTGGAAATCGACAGGAGCCTTGAGCCGCTGTTAAAGAAGAATGCCGCCTTTATTCAAGATCAGCTGGGATTCTTGGAGAAAGCGGTGCTGAGAAAGATAGAAGAAAGGGAAAACAACATTCTGCGCGATTTTGACAAAATTCAAACGAGTCTGAGGCCATCAGGCGCTCCGCAGGAGAGAATTTGGAATATCATGTATTATTTGAATAAATACGGTCCGGATTTCTTGGAAAAATACAAAAAACTGCCATATTCATTTCAAAATATGCATCAAGTTGTCAAACTTTGAAATAATTTTTTAAAAAACCCTGAGTAGTTCAGGGTTTTTTTTTGTTCTAAAACAGTGTAAAATGAATATGTGGAGAGAAGTGGTGGATAGTGGTGAGTTGAGGATGGAAAGTGGGGGCCGAGATCATGTTTATGGGTGAATACCAGCATACGATTGATTCAAAAGGCCGCATGATCGTCCCGGCAAAGTTCAGGGAAGGCCTCGGCGAACAGTTCGTTCTGACGCGAGGGCTTGATCAGTGCCTGTTTGGCTACCCGATGTCCGAATGGAAGCTCATCGAGGAAAAACTGAAAGCTCTTCCTCTCACAAAGAAAGACGCACGCGCTTTCACCCGCTTTTTTTTCTCCGGAGCCACAGAATGCGAATTGGACAAGCAGGGCCGGATCAACATCGCATCGCCGCTGTTAAGCTATGCGAAGCTTGAGAAGGAATGTGTGGTCATCGGAGTTTCAAATCGAATTGAATTGTGGAGCAAAGAGATTTGGGAACAATATGTAGAAGAGCAGGAAGATTCATTTGCCGAAATTGCTGAAAACATGATCGGCTTTGATATATAATGAATCTTTGCGGCGTCGCTCTCTAAATTCGTTCATTTGAAAAAGGTGGGACTAAATAAGAACATGTTTCAGCATAAAACAGTACTATTAAAAGAAACAGTCGACGGTTTAAATGTAAAAGAAGACGGTACATATGTAGACTGCACATTAGGCGGTGCGGGTCACAGCGAATATTTGCTTTCCCAGCTGTCAAAGGACGGCAGATTGATCGCTTTTGACCAGGATGAAACCGCGCTCCGCTATGCCGAGGAAAAGCTGGCGGGATACGAAGGACAAGTCGTTTTCATCAAAAGTAATTTTCGGTATTTAAAAGACCGTCTAAACGAAATCGGCATTGCGAAGGTGGACGGTGTTTTATTTGATTTAGGCGTCTCATCTCCTCAGCTGGATACGCCGGAAAGGGGATTCAGCTACCACCATGACGCTCCTCTTGATATGAGGATGGACCAATCGGCCCGGCTCACGGCGAAGGAAGTCGTCAATGAGTGGCGTTATGAGGATCTCGTGAAAATTTTCTTTAAATACGGAGAAGAAAAATTCAGCAAGCAAATAGCCAGAAAGATTGAAGAGGCAAGAGAAAAATCGCCTATTGAAACAACAGGCCAGCTTGTCGATATCATCAAAGAAGCGATTCCCGCACCGGCGAGAAGAAGCGGCGGGCATCCGGCAAAACGGATTTTCCAGGCGATTCGGATCGCGGTGAATGATGAATTGAAAGTATTTGAAGAAGCGCTTTTGCAGGCGATCGAGGTGCTGAAGCCAGGCGGAAGGGTATCGGTCATTACATTTCACTCGCTGGAAGACCGGATTTGCAAGACGACATTTAAAGAAATGGCTTCGCTTCCTGAACTGCCGCACGGCTTGCCCGTGATCCCCAAGGAGTTTGAACCGAAACTGAAACTGGTCAACAAGAAGCCGATCACAGCTTCAAAAGAAGAGCTTGAACATAATAACCGTGCCCGCTCAGCGAAGCTGCGCGTCGCGGAAAAAGCACGAGAATGAGCTGTACGAATGAAAAGGAGGTCATCAGTCTATGAGCAATCTGGCTTATAAGGTGGACAAACAGCAAAGACAGACACAAAGTGCAGAACAAACCGTTATCATCCGAAGAAGAGCATCCATTACATTGGGGGAGAAAGTGCTGATCGTCCTTTTTGCCCTGGCGGTGCTCAGCGCATCAATCTTTATGATTTCCAAAGCTTTTGCGGCATATCAGACCAATATTGAAATTCAAAAGCTCGAAAAAAAGGTTGAAGCGGAAAAAAACAAAGTCGATGACCTCGAAAAAACGGCTGACGAGCTGAAAGAACCTGACCGTATCATGAAAATTGCCCGTGAAAGAGGCCTTAACTTAGGCGACAAAAAAGTAAAAAGCATACAGGAATGATGCAAATGATGCCGAAAAAGAATAAATTTATGAACAGAGGAGCGGCAATACTCAGTATTTGTTTTGCCCTCTTTTTCTTTGTCATTTTAGGAAGATTCGCATTTATTCAAGCGACGGGAAAAGTAAACGGGGAAGTGCTTGCCGTAAAGGCGAACGAGCAATATGAAAAAAAACGGACGATTGAAGCCCACAGAGGGTCGATTTTGGATCAAAACGGAAAAGTGCTTGCGGAAGACACCGCGACTTACAAGCTGGTTGCGATTTTGAACAAAAAGATGAAGCCCGATTATGTCCAAGATAAGCAAATGACGGCGGAAAAACTTGCGCCGATTATCGGCATGGATGAGGGAAAAATACTCGATCTTCTCAACAAAGATGCAGAAGGAGCGTTTCAAGTCGAATTCGGATCAGCAGGACGGGATTTGACATACACCCAGAAGGAAAAAATCGAAAAGCTCGATCTTCCGGGGATCGCCTTTGAGCGCGATACGAAGAGATACTATCCGAACGGAATTTTCGCTTCCAACCTGATCGGCTTTTCCCAAGTCAATGCAAAAACGGGTGTCATGTCAGGTGTGATGGGTCTTGAAAAAACGCTCGATCAATACCTGAAGGAAACGGATGGATACATGTCATACGATACCGACAGAACGGGCTGGCGCCTGCCGAACAGCGATGAAAAGATCAAAGCGCCGGATAACGGAGACGATGTGTATCTGACGATCGACCAAAAAATTCAGGCTTTCCTGGAAGACAGCATGACAACGGTGCAAAAAGAGTATAAACCGAAAAAAATCATGGCGGCGGTCGTTGATCCAAAAACAGGAAAAGTGCTGGCGATGGGGCAAAGACCGAGCTTTGATCCGAATAAGCGCAATGTGAGCAATTATTATAACGACCTCGTCTCCTACCCGTTCGAGCCGGGATCGACGATGAAGATCTTTACCTTGGCGGCGGCGATCGAAGAAGGGGTTTACAATGGAAAGGATCGATATAAATCGGGAAGCTATTCCGTCTCCAAAAAAGACAAACCGATTAAAGACCATAACAACGGAAACGGCTGGGGAACAATTCCATTTGACGAAGGTGTCGTGCGTTCTTCCAACGTCGCCTTTGCCATCCTTGCCAATGAGAAGCTCGGCACAGACCGTTTTAACCAATATTTAAGGAAATTCCATTTTTACGAAAAAACAGGCATTGATCTGCCAAACGAAGCTTCAAGTAAAATCAACTTTAAATATGAGCGTGATAAAGTGTCGACGGCTTACGGACAGGCGTCTGCGGTAACACCGATCCAGCAGCTCCAGGCCGCAACAGCCATCGCTAACAACGGGAAGATGATGAAGCCGTATGTGATCGATCATGTCGTTGATCCGGATCAAAAGAAAACGGTTCTGCAAAATAAACCTGAACAAGTCGGCCAGCCGATATCGGCGGATACGGCAAAAGAAGTGCGTAAGCTGTTGCGACAAGTTGTCACATCTGAAAAAGGAACGGGGCAGCCGTATAAGATCGAAGGGTTTGACGTCGCCGGAAAAACGGGAACGGCGCAAATTGCCGGAGAGGACGGCAGATATTTGACCGGCCGGGAAAACTACGTGTTCTCCTTCATGGGCATGGCGCCGAAAGACGACCCTGAGCTTCTCGTCTATGTCGCCGTTCAGCAGCCCAAGCTAAAAGCGACCGAGACAGGCTCTGAGCCGGTGTCGAAAATCTTTAAACCGGTCATGAAAAATAGCCTTCTCTATTTAAATATCTCACCGAAAGAAAGCAAAACGGAAGACGAAAAAACAGAAGAAAAACAGGTCAAGATGCCTGCCTTGACGCAAAAGCGCAAGGAATCTGCGGTCAAAGAAGCCGAAGAAAAAGGCCTTGCTCCCATCACGATCGGTGAGGGGGTCGCTGTTAGAGAACAGTATCCGAAAGCCGGTGAAGAGATTCTTCCGAATGAACGGGTCTTTCTGAAAACAGACGGCAAAATCAAAATGCCGGATATGACGGGCTGGTCGAAACGAGATGCCCTCCGCTTCGGTTCCATGGCCGGCATTCATATCGAAACTAGCGGGCAGGGCTATGTGACAAGCCAGAGCGTAAAGGAAGGCAAGGAACTGAAAACGAATACGGTCGTTAAAGTCGGCTTGAAAAATTCATAGTGTCAAAAGGAAGGCTATCGGCAGCTGCCGGTAGCCTTCTGTCCTAGCAGTGAGAAAATACACAAACCGCTGCCGTTCTATTAAAATGCTCCGGGGCATAAAAATAAAACAAGCCTAAATAAGGAGTGAACGGTCTCTTGCGCGTTTCTCATGTAACGGTCAGAAAACGGTTAATATTTGTATTGCTTTTTGGTGTGATCATCTTTTTGATTATCGATACAAGGCTCGGTTACGTCCAGTTTGTCATGGGGGAAAAACTGACGAATTTAGCAAAGGACTCCTGGAGCCGGAATCTCCCTTTTGAGCCGGAAAGAGGTGAAATCCTTGACCGAAACGGGGTCAAGCTTGCGACAAATAAAAGCGCGCCGTCCGTTTTGGTCGTCCCCAAGCAGGTTGAAAACCCGATTAAAACGAGCAAGCTGCTCGCCAGCGTCTTGAATATGTCGGAAGAAAAAGCGTATAAACACGTCACAAAGAAAACCTCGATTGAAAGAATCAATCCCGAAGGCCGGAAAATTTCCCACGAAAAAGCAAAGGAAGTCAGAGATTTGAATTTGAAAGGCGTTTATATCGCAGAAGACAGTGTCAGGCACTATCCGTTCGGGAGCTATCTGTCACATGTGCTCGGCTTCGCCGGGATCGACAACCAGGGCTTGCTCGGGCTTGAAGCCTACTATGATGAAGAACTCAGAGGCGAAAAAGGGTATGTGAAGTTTTACTCGGATGCCAAAGGAAAAAGAATGCCCGGTGAGGCGGATGACTATACACCGCCAAAAGACGGCCTTGATATGAAGCTGACGATCGATACCAGGGTGCAGACGATCATGGAGCGGGAATTTGACATCGCCGAAGCGAAGTATAACCCCGACGGGATGGTCGGTGTGGCGATGAATCCGAAGAACGGCGAAATCCTTGCCATGGTGTCCAGACCGGATTTTGATCCGGCAAACTATCAATCAATCGATCCAAAAGTCTATAACCGGAATCTGCCTGTGTGGAGCACCTATGAGCCGGGATCCACGTTTAAAATCATCACGCTTGCGGCCGCTTTGGAGGAGGAGAAGGTCAACCTGCAGAAAGACCATTTTTATGATAAAGGGTCTGTAGAAGTGGACGGCGCAAGGCTGAAATGTTGGAAACGGGGGGGCCACGGCTCACAGTCGTTTCTTGAGGTTGTGCAAAATTCCTGCAACCCCGGCTTTGTCGAACTTGGCCAGCGGCTTGGTAAAGAAAAGCTGTTCAGCTACATTGATGATTTCGGTTTTGGAAAGAAAACCGGAATCGACCTGCAGGGAGAAGGGACAGGGATTTTATTTCCGCTCGATCGTGTCGGTCCTGTAGAGCAGGCGACAACCGCTTTTGGACAGGGGGTATCGGTGACGCCGATCCAGCAGGTGGCTGCCGTTTCCGCCGCGGTCAACGGCGGAACCTTGTATACGCCGTATATCGCCAAAGAGTGGATTGACCCCGTCACAAAACAAACGGTCAAAAAACAGACACCGGTCGCGAAAAGAAAAGTGATTTCTGAGGAAACATCCAAAAAGATCCGTTATGCGCTTGAAAGCGTCGTCGCCCAGGGAAC is a window encoding:
- a CDS encoding penicillin-binding protein, translated to MPKKNKFMNRGAAILSICFALFFFVILGRFAFIQATGKVNGEVLAVKANEQYEKKRTIEAHRGSILDQNGKVLAEDTATYKLVAILNKKMKPDYVQDKQMTAEKLAPIIGMDEGKILDLLNKDAEGAFQVEFGSAGRDLTYTQKEKIEKLDLPGIAFERDTKRYYPNGIFASNLIGFSQVNAKTGVMSGVMGLEKTLDQYLKETDGYMSYDTDRTGWRLPNSDEKIKAPDNGDDVYLTIDQKIQAFLEDSMTTVQKEYKPKKIMAAVVDPKTGKVLAMGQRPSFDPNKRNVSNYYNDLVSYPFEPGSTMKIFTLAAAIEEGVYNGKDRYKSGSYSVSKKDKPIKDHNNGNGWGTIPFDEGVVRSSNVAFAILANEKLGTDRFNQYLRKFHFYEKTGIDLPNEASSKINFKYERDKVSTAYGQASAVTPIQQLQAATAIANNGKMMKPYVIDHVVDPDQKKTVLQNKPEQVGQPISADTAKEVRKLLRQVVTSEKGTGQPYKIEGFDVAGKTGTAQIAGEDGRYLTGRENYVFSFMGMAPKDDPELLVYVAVQQPKLKATETGSEPVSKIFKPVMKNSLLYLNISPKESKTEDEKTEEKQVKMPALTQKRKESAVKEAEEKGLAPITIGEGVAVREQYPKAGEEILPNERVFLKTDGKIKMPDMTGWSKRDALRFGSMAGIHIETSGQGYVTSQSVKEGKELKTNTVVKVGLKNS
- a CDS encoding stage V sporulation protein D; its protein translation is MRVSHVTVRKRLIFVLLFGVIIFLIIDTRLGYVQFVMGEKLTNLAKDSWSRNLPFEPERGEILDRNGVKLATNKSAPSVLVVPKQVENPIKTSKLLASVLNMSEEKAYKHVTKKTSIERINPEGRKISHEKAKEVRDLNLKGVYIAEDSVRHYPFGSYLSHVLGFAGIDNQGLLGLEAYYDEELRGEKGYVKFYSDAKGKRMPGEADDYTPPKDGLDMKLTIDTRVQTIMEREFDIAEAKYNPDGMVGVAMNPKNGEILAMVSRPDFDPANYQSIDPKVYNRNLPVWSTYEPGSTFKIITLAAALEEEKVNLQKDHFYDKGSVEVDGARLKCWKRGGHGSQSFLEVVQNSCNPGFVELGQRLGKEKLFSYIDDFGFGKKTGIDLQGEGTGILFPLDRVGPVEQATTAFGQGVSVTPIQQVAAVSAAVNGGTLYTPYIAKEWIDPVTKQTVKKQTPVAKRKVISEETSKKIRYALESVVAQGTGRNAFVEGYRVGGKTGTAQKVKDGKYLKNNHIVSFIGTAPSDDPSIVVYVAVDNPKGTIQFGGTVAAPIVGNIMRDSLPQLGVEKRKDQIERKYQWLDKKMVEVPNLIGLSVTELEPLLLDFKLKSSGEGDVVVQQSPKPGEKVKEGSTIRIYLDEQDEKQGKQDKKESQD